CGGGGTGCGCGTCGATGAACGCGAACACCAGGCCGTACTGGTCGAAGACGTCGAAGTGCTTGCGGCTGGTGCTGTGCAGGATGCTGCCCTGGCGGCGCTGGCGGTAGTGCACGCAGACCCGGGGGAGCACCGCGATGGTCTCGGCGGCGATCAGCACCGGGTAGGTCCAGGGGGTGTCCTCGTAGTAGCCGGTGGGGTACTCGAAGCCCCAGCGCTCCACGAAGTCCCGGCGGTACGCCTTGTTCCAGGCGACCTGGAGCAGCCCGAGCAGGCCCGGGTTGTCGTCCAGGGCGACGGCCCCGCGCGGGCTGTCGGCGAGCACCTTGGCCTTGGCGTTCGGGGTGATCCGGCCGTCCCAGTGGGTGCGGGAGTAGTCGAAGACCAGCAGCTCCGGGTCGCCGGTCTCGTCGAGCCGCTGGGCGATCGCCGCGAGCGAGCCGGGCAGCAGGGTGTCGTCGCTGTCCAGGAAGAGCAGGTAGGTGCCCTTCGCCCGTGCCATGCCGGCGTTGCGGGCGCGCCCCAGGCCCACGTTCTGCGCGAGCTGCAGCGCCTCCACGCGCGGGTCGAGCGCCGCGTACTCGTCCATGATCGCGCCGCAGGCATCCGGCGAGGCGTCGTTGACCGCGATCAGCTCGAAGTCCTGGAACGACTGGCTCAGCACCGAGTCGAGGCAGTCGCGCAGGTACGCCTCCACCCCGTAGGCCGGGACGACGATGCTGAACCGGGGGGCGTCGGAACGCCGCGCTGCTTGCGTGGGAGTCATGTGGGCTTCAGTGCTTCCGGACGGACGGTGTGCTGGACACGGGGTACGGGGCGGACCACGCCCGAGCGGGGCGGCGGGATCGTTCCCGCCGCCCCGCTCGGACGGTCACTGCGAGCTGGTCAGGGCATAACCGAGCAGCTTGCGCACGGCGGCCGACTGCCGGTGCCGCAAGGCCCCCGGCACCATGGTCAGCGCGTGCAGCCGCATCGACAGATGGCGGCGCGCCGCCTTCGCGGCCTTCGGCCAGCCGTGCCGGTCGAGCTCGTCGGCCACCTCGTTGAAGAAGCGCACGGCCTCGCCGAAGCGGGCCCCGGTGGCGGCCTCGGAGGACGACAGGCTGCCCGAGTGGCGCCGGTAGCGGAACGCGGTGGCCGGCTCGACCACCAGCTTCTCGCCGCGCCGGATCAGCTCGATGATCAGCGCCAGGTCCTGGATGACCGACAGGTCCTCGCGGAAGCTGACCGCCTTGACGGCGTCGGCGCGCCACACGATCGACGGGAAGTAGAGCCAGTTGCCGCCGAGCAGGTTGGCGGCCAGCGGCTCGCCCGAGAGGACCAGCCGGCGGCCGTCGTCCTTCGGCGCGTACAGCCGCTTCTTGACCTCGTCGCCCAGCGAGGTCGACGGGGCGCCGTGCTCGTCGATGACCTCGACGCCCGGCTGGTAGATCGCCGCACCGGGCTCGGCCTCGATCGCGGCGCGCATCGTCTCGACGTAGGTCGGCAGCAGCAGGTCGTCGCTGCCGAGCATCGAGAAGTACGGGGCCTCCACGAGCTCGACGCACTTGCGGAAGTTCTTGGTGATGCCGAGGTTCTGCTCGTTGCGCAGGTAAC
The DNA window shown above is from Streptomyces showdoensis and carries:
- a CDS encoding glycosyltransferase family 2 protein, which produces MTAVGTLDIMLPHYGDTGLMQAAVRSVLDQTDEDWRLTVVDDGKEEGVPEWFASLGDSRVRYLRNEQNLGITKNFRKCVELVEAPYFSMLGSDDLLLPTYVETMRAAIEAEPGAAIYQPGVEVIDEHGAPSTSLGDEVKKRLYAPKDDGRRLVLSGEPLAANLLGGNWLYFPSIVWRADAVKAVSFREDLSVIQDLALIIELIRRGEKLVVEPATAFRYRRHSGSLSSSEAATGARFGEAVRFFNEVADELDRHGWPKAAKAARRHLSMRLHALTMVPGALRHRQSAAVRKLLGYALTSSQ